A DNA window from Chiloscyllium plagiosum isolate BGI_BamShark_2017 chromosome 9, ASM401019v2, whole genome shotgun sequence contains the following coding sequences:
- the socs5a gene encoding suppressor of cytokine signaling 5a isoform X3, which translates to MDKVGKMWSNLKYRCQNLFVNEVGSRNENDLNCQKCSVSKNVSVQASDLPQHGLSPLNRNRTIPLVADTCLKTDKWNRNCVSDIPEIVETDLDKENENLATPPDSHLVRRDSYSRHAPWGGKKKHSCSTKMQMSFDVDKRFSRTRYGLQRRERRYGVSSIHDMDNLSNRSMTRQSIRQRLQETVGLCFPLRARNKQSKSLLSSRRKILLSELMLERCPFPAGSDLAQKWHLIKQHTAPVSSQSACWLETFDPTFASAEDEEDRLRERRRLSIEEGVDPPPNALIHTFESTAQINQTYKLGPKLAPGMSELSGDSRAITNGDWDSEEDTTTLCLQARKQKSRQVAAENISHSTKPGPWKVHTQIDYIHCLVPDLLQITSNSCYWGVMDRYEAEALLDGKPEGTFLLRDSAQEDYLFSEIGHPCSLICSYYYPILEVLFAMK; encoded by the coding sequence ATGGATAAAGTTGGAAAGATGTGGAgcaatttaaaatacagatgtCAGAACCTTTTTGTTAATGAAGTTGGAAGCAGAAATGAAAATGACTTAAACTGTCAGAAATGTTCGGTTAGTAAAAATGTAAGTGTACAAGCTAGTGATTTGCCTCAGCATGGTTTAAGTCCAttaaacagaaacagaactaTACCACTGGTTGCAGACACGTGTCTAAAAACAGATAAATGGAATAGAAATTGTGTTTCTGACATCCCAGAGATTGTTGAAACTGACTTAGATAAAGAGAATGAAAACTTGGCCACACCACCAGATTCTCATCTTGTTCGAAGAGACTCTTACTCCCGACATGCTCCATGGGGTGGAAAAAAGAAGCATTCTTGCTCTACAAAAATGCAAATGTCCTTTGATGTCGATAAACGCTTTAGTCGGACAAGGTATGGATTACAGAGACGTGAAAGACGCTATGGTGTAAGTTCTATACATGACATGGATAATTTGTCTAATCGGAGTATGACACGGCAATCTATACGCCAGCGATTGCAAGAAACTGTAGGACTGTGTTTTCCACTACGAGCCCGCAATAAACAATCTAAGAGCTTACTTTCCAGCCGGAGAAAAATATTGCTCTCTGAACTCATGCTTGAAAGATGTCCTTTTCCAGCTGGATCAGACCTAGCACAAAAATGGCATCTTATTAAGCAGCACACTGCTCCTGTAAGCTCACAGTCAGCCTGTTGGCTTGAGACTTTTGATCCAACTTTTGCTTCTGCAGAAGATGAAGAAGATAGACTTCGTGAAAGACGAAGACTCAGCATCGAAGAAGGAGTTGATCCTCCTCCCAATGCTCTTATACATACCTTTGAATCAACTGCACAAATTAATCAAACATACAAGCTGGGACCAAAGTTAGCACCTGGGATGAGTGAACTTTCTGGTGACAGTCGTGCAATAACAAATGGAGATTGGGACTCTGAAGAAGACACCACAACTCTCTGTCTCCAGGCACGCAAACAGAAATCACGGCAAGTGGCAGCAGAAAACATTAGTCATTCTACCAAACCTGGGCCCTGGAAAGTACACACACAAATTGATTACATTCATTGTCTGGTACCAGACCTACTACAGATTACAAGTAACTCTTGTTACTGGGGAGTGATGGACCGTTATGAAGCGGAGGCTCTCCTTGATGGCAAGCCTGAAGGTACTTTTTTACTCAGGGACTCCGCACAAGAGGACTACCTTTTTTCT
- the socs5a gene encoding suppressor of cytokine signaling 5a isoform X1 yields MDKVGKMWSNLKYRCQNLFVNEVGSRNENDLNCQKCSVSKNVSVQASDLPQHGLSPLNRNRTIPLVADTCLKTDKWNRNCVSDIPEIVETDLDKENENLATPPDSHLVRRDSYSRHAPWGGKKKHSCSTKMQMSFDVDKRFSRTRYGLQRRERRYGVSSIHDMDNLSNRSMTRQSIRQRLQETVGLCFPLRARNKQSKSLLSSRRKILLSELMLERCPFPAGSDLAQKWHLIKQHTAPVSSQSACWLETFDPTFASAEDEEDRLRERRRLSIEEGVDPPPNALIHTFESTAQINQTYKLGPKLAPGMSELSGDSRAITNGDWDSEEDTTTLCLQARKQKSRQVAAENISHSTKPGPWKVHTQIDYIHCLVPDLLQITSNSCYWGVMDRYEAEALLDGKPEGTFLLRDSAQEDYLFSVSFRRYNRSLHARIEQWNHNFSFDAHDPCVFHSSTVTGLLEHYKDPSSCMFFEPLLTVPLTRTLPFSLQYICRAAICNCTTYDGIDVLPLPPPLQEYLKEYHYKQKVRVRWLE; encoded by the coding sequence ATGGATAAAGTTGGAAAGATGTGGAgcaatttaaaatacagatgtCAGAACCTTTTTGTTAATGAAGTTGGAAGCAGAAATGAAAATGACTTAAACTGTCAGAAATGTTCGGTTAGTAAAAATGTAAGTGTACAAGCTAGTGATTTGCCTCAGCATGGTTTAAGTCCAttaaacagaaacagaactaTACCACTGGTTGCAGACACGTGTCTAAAAACAGATAAATGGAATAGAAATTGTGTTTCTGACATCCCAGAGATTGTTGAAACTGACTTAGATAAAGAGAATGAAAACTTGGCCACACCACCAGATTCTCATCTTGTTCGAAGAGACTCTTACTCCCGACATGCTCCATGGGGTGGAAAAAAGAAGCATTCTTGCTCTACAAAAATGCAAATGTCCTTTGATGTCGATAAACGCTTTAGTCGGACAAGGTATGGATTACAGAGACGTGAAAGACGCTATGGTGTAAGTTCTATACATGACATGGATAATTTGTCTAATCGGAGTATGACACGGCAATCTATACGCCAGCGATTGCAAGAAACTGTAGGACTGTGTTTTCCACTACGAGCCCGCAATAAACAATCTAAGAGCTTACTTTCCAGCCGGAGAAAAATATTGCTCTCTGAACTCATGCTTGAAAGATGTCCTTTTCCAGCTGGATCAGACCTAGCACAAAAATGGCATCTTATTAAGCAGCACACTGCTCCTGTAAGCTCACAGTCAGCCTGTTGGCTTGAGACTTTTGATCCAACTTTTGCTTCTGCAGAAGATGAAGAAGATAGACTTCGTGAAAGACGAAGACTCAGCATCGAAGAAGGAGTTGATCCTCCTCCCAATGCTCTTATACATACCTTTGAATCAACTGCACAAATTAATCAAACATACAAGCTGGGACCAAAGTTAGCACCTGGGATGAGTGAACTTTCTGGTGACAGTCGTGCAATAACAAATGGAGATTGGGACTCTGAAGAAGACACCACAACTCTCTGTCTCCAGGCACGCAAACAGAAATCACGGCAAGTGGCAGCAGAAAACATTAGTCATTCTACCAAACCTGGGCCCTGGAAAGTACACACACAAATTGATTACATTCATTGTCTGGTACCAGACCTACTACAGATTACAAGTAACTCTTGTTACTGGGGAGTGATGGACCGTTATGAAGCGGAGGCTCTCCTTGATGGCAAGCCTGAAGGTACTTTTTTACTCAGGGACTCCGCACAAGAGGACTACCTTTTTTCTGTGAGCTTCCGCCGTTATAATCGCTCTTTGCATGCAAGGATTGAGCAATGGAATCACAATTTTAGTTTTGATGCCCATGATCCCTGTGTTTTTCACTCTTCTACAGTAACTGGCCTTCTGGAACACTATAAAGATCCCAGTTCATGCATGTTTTTTGAACCTTTGCTTACTGTTCCACTGACCAGGACTCTTCCTTTTAGTCTGCAGTACATCTGCCGTGCAGCTATCTGCAACTGTACAACATATGATGGGATAGATGtacttccacttcctccacctcTGCAAGAGTATCTGAAAGAGTACCATTACAAGCAAAAAGTAAGGGTGCGATGGTTAGAATGA